Proteins encoded together in one Citromicrobium bathyomarinum window:
- a CDS encoding YqaE/Pmp3 family membrane protein: MPIIILIATILLPPLGVALKHGLGTQFLISLILTLIFYVPGLIYSLYVNYA; this comes from the coding sequence ATGCCTATCATCATCCTCATCGCCACCATCCTGCTTCCGCCGCTGGGCGTCGCGCTCAAGCATGGGCTCGGCACGCAATTCCTCATCAGCCTGATCCTGACGCTTATCTTCTATGTGCCCGGCCTGATCTACTCGCTCTATGTGAACTACGCCTAA
- a CDS encoding AarF/ABC1/UbiB kinase family protein, which yields MAREDDAKGRHRAVPSSRIGRLGGFGRLAGGVAGGMLAEGARRVASGERVRMNDLVLTPGNIGRLTERLSHLRGAAMKMGQMLSMDAGDALPSELSEILAKLRDNADFMPPRQLDRVLAEEWGSDWRKNFRRFEPRPIAAASIGQVHRALTRDGRMLAIKVQYPGVAQSIDSDVDNVATLLRVTGLLPKELDVTPLLAAAKEQLHEEADYRREGRMMQRYGELLAGHEAFVVPTLDEELTRDRILAMSYEEGRPVEQLGDQPQDVRDSVFAEVIELVARELFEWGLMQTDPNFANYRYREADRKIVLLDFGATREVDREVQQSYRELLRAGLDRDHAGVRQAAIDAQFMSPAVVEKHGEAIDRMIAIILGEMAKDAPFDFGDRGFVPVLRDEGMVIAQDKSIWHIPPAETLFVQRKVSGTALLGARIGAVVNIHAIVRDVLERTAAT from the coding sequence ATGGCGCGGGAGGATGACGCGAAGGGTCGCCATCGCGCGGTCCCTTCGTCCCGGATCGGAAGGCTGGGCGGCTTCGGTCGGCTCGCCGGCGGAGTCGCCGGCGGAATGCTGGCCGAGGGCGCGCGCCGCGTCGCCTCGGGCGAGCGGGTGCGGATGAACGATCTGGTTCTCACTCCCGGCAATATTGGTCGTCTGACCGAACGCCTGTCGCACCTGCGCGGCGCGGCGATGAAGATGGGGCAGATGCTCTCGATGGACGCGGGCGATGCCCTGCCCTCCGAGCTGTCCGAAATCCTCGCCAAACTGCGCGACAATGCCGACTTCATGCCCCCGCGCCAGCTCGACCGGGTGCTGGCTGAGGAATGGGGTAGCGACTGGCGCAAGAATTTCCGCCGGTTCGAGCCGCGCCCGATCGCCGCCGCGAGCATCGGCCAGGTCCACCGCGCGCTGACCCGCGACGGGCGAATGCTGGCGATCAAGGTGCAATATCCCGGCGTAGCGCAGAGTATCGATTCCGACGTCGATAATGTCGCCACGCTGCTGCGCGTGACCGGCCTGCTGCCCAAGGAACTCGACGTCACTCCGCTGCTGGCGGCGGCGAAGGAGCAGCTGCACGAGGAAGCGGACTATCGCCGCGAAGGGCGGATGATGCAGCGCTATGGCGAGCTGCTCGCCGGGCACGAGGCTTTCGTGGTGCCGACGCTCGACGAAGAGCTGACGCGCGACCGCATTCTGGCGATGAGTTACGAGGAAGGCCGCCCGGTCGAACAGCTTGGCGACCAACCGCAGGATGTGCGCGACAGCGTTTTCGCTGAGGTGATCGAGCTGGTCGCGCGCGAATTGTTCGAATGGGGCCTGATGCAAACCGACCCCAATTTCGCCAACTACCGCTACCGCGAAGCCGACCGGAAGATCGTGCTGCTCGATTTCGGAGCGACTCGCGAGGTCGACCGCGAAGTACAGCAATCCTACCGCGAACTATTGCGCGCCGGGCTCGACCGCGACCATGCGGGCGTTCGTCAGGCGGCTATCGATGCGCAATTCATGTCGCCCGCCGTGGTCGAAAAACATGGCGAGGCGATCGACCGGATGATCGCGATCATCCTCGGCGAAATGGCCAAGGATGCTCCATTCGATTTCGGGGACCGGGGTTTTGTCCCCGTGCTGCGTGACGAAGGCATGGTCATCGCGCAGGACAAGTCCATCTGGCACATCCCGCCCGCCGAGACCTTGTTCGTCCAGCGCAAGGTCAGCGGTACGGCGCTGCTCGGCGCGCGGATCGGTGCGGTGGTCAACATCCACGCCATCGTGCGCGATGTGCTGGAGCGGACGGCAGCTACCTAG